The Nicotiana tabacum cultivar K326 chromosome 14, ASM71507v2, whole genome shotgun sequence genome contains a region encoding:
- the LOC107763172 gene encoding uncharacterized protein LOC107763172: MGCGESKHAVATENTTIPKNKRSLSSKSNSTKAETQENVKIIENGESGVAETVKTSEKVEAAEVIAPKVVAKEEAKVITSEKKEEKVEMEKVTEELKTEGVVVEKKEEKVVAESQPEEKKNIGNEETTPVVVVAAADVVEKKESAEEIKAEEKTEETIKPTEEEKEKEEVTTSEAKDAAKPETEEKPKEENATETPTTTDSKTD, encoded by the exons atgggtTGTGGGGAATCAAAGCATGCAGTTGCAACAGAAAACACCACCATTCCAAAGAACAAGAGATCATTGAGTTCTAAATCCAACTCCACAAAGGCTGAAACTCAAGAAAATGTCAAGATAATTGAAAATGGAGAATCTGGGGTTGCAGAAACTGTGAAAACAAGTGAAAAAGTGGAGGCTGCAGAGGTAATTGCACCAAAAGTTGTGGCTAAGGAAGAAGCTAAAGTTATAACATctgagaagaaagaagaaaaggtggAAATGGAAAAAGTGACAGAGGAGTTGAAAACAGAAGGGGTTGTtgttgaaaagaaagaagaaaaagttgTTGCAGAATCTCAACCTGAGGAGAAGAAGAATATTGGAAATGAAGAAACAAcccctgttgttgttgttgctgctgctgatgtTGTAGAGAAGAAAGAATCAGCTGAAGAGATCAAAGCAGAAGAGAAAACTG AGGAGACCATTAAGCCAActgaagaagagaaagagaaggaAGAAGTTACTACTTCTGAGGCTAAAGATGCTGCTAAACCAGAGACAGAGGAAAAGCCAAAAGAG GAGAATGCAACTGAAACACCAACAACTACAGATTCGAAAACAGATTGA
- the LOC107763173 gene encoding lipase-like isoform X1, with protein sequence MDGKTWLKVAIFLCLVAFSTSRELNVKAKNKHHAAIYNHTLATILVEYASAVYVSDLTELFTWTCSRCNDLTKGFQIIELIVDVQRCLQAYVGVAQNLNAIVIAFRGTQESSLQNWIEDLYWKQLDIDYPGVEGAMVRVHHGFYSSYHNTTIRPGVLNAVKRAKELYGDIQIIVTGHSMGGAMAAFCALDLRVHLGCQNISVMTFGQPRIGNAAFASYYSKRVPNTIRVTNGHDIVPHLPPYYRYFPQKTYRHFPREVWLYDLGFGSLVYTVEKVCDNSGEDPSCSRSVSGNSISDHLRYYGVKLACDVSAGCRIVMDNGLAAYRTLDSDGNVIFSRDISSSVLRMNVESSEEGRSV encoded by the exons ATGGATGGCAAAACTTGGTTAAAGGTCGCTATTTTCCTATGCTTGGTTGCCTTTTCAACTAGTAGAG AACTCAATGTGAAGGCcaaaaacaagcatcatgcagcTATTTACAATCATACGCTTGCCACCATATTAGTGGAATATGCTTCTGCT GTATATGTATCAGATTTGACAGAATTATTTACCTGGACATGTTCAAGATGTAATGATTTAACTAAG GGCTTTCAAATTATAGAGCTCATTGTTGATGTGCAACGATGCCTACAG GCATATGTCGGGGTGGCACAGAATCTTAATGCCATTGTTATTGCATTCAGAGGCACTCAGGAAAGCAG CCTACAGAATTGGATTGAAGATCTATACTGGAAGCAGCTTGATATAGATTATCCAGGAGTGGAAGGGGCAATGGTGCGT GTGCATCATGGGTTTTATTCTTCTTACCACAACACGACAATCCGCCCAGGAGTTTTAAATGCTGTCAAAAGGGCGAAAGAGTTGTATGGAGATATTCAAATTATAGTGACCGGGCACTCAATGGGAGGGGCTATGGCTGCTTTCTGTGCCCTGGATCTCAGG GTTCATCTTGGATGCCAAAATATTTCGGTTATGACTTTTGGACAACCACGAATTGGCAACGCTGCTTTTGCGTCCTACTATAGTAAACGGGTGCCCAATACAATTCGTGTTACAAACGGTCATGACATTGTGCCTCATTTGCCCCCTTACTATCGTTATTTCCCTCAGAAAACTTATCGTCATTTCCCTAGAGAG GTGTGGCTTTATGATCTTGGCTTTGGAAGTCTAGTTTATACAGTTGAAAAGGTCTGTGATAATTCTGGGGAGGACCCTTCTTGCAGCAG GTCGGTGAGTGGTAACAGTATTTCGGATCATTTAAGATATTATGGTGTAAAATTAGCATGTGATGTATCAGCGGGATGCAGAATCGTGATGGATAATGGCCTAGCGGCGTACCGCACATTAGACAGCGACGGAAATGTCATCTTCTCCAGAGATATATCTTCTTCTGTTTTGAGAATGAATGTGGAGTCTAGTGAGGAAGGGAGATCAGTATAG
- the LOC107763173 gene encoding lipase-like isoform X2, translating into MDGKTWLKVAIFLCLVAFSTSRELNVKAKNKHHAAIYNHTLATILVEYASAVYVSDLTELFTWTCSRCNDLTKGFQIIELIVDVQRCLQAYVGVAQNLNAIVIAFRGTQESSLQNWIEDLYWKQLDIDYPGVEGAMVHHGFYSSYHNTTIRPGVLNAVKRAKELYGDIQIIVTGHSMGGAMAAFCALDLRVHLGCQNISVMTFGQPRIGNAAFASYYSKRVPNTIRVTNGHDIVPHLPPYYRYFPQKTYRHFPREVWLYDLGFGSLVYTVEKVCDNSGEDPSCSRSVSGNSISDHLRYYGVKLACDVSAGCRIVMDNGLAAYRTLDSDGNVIFSRDISSSVLRMNVESSEEGRSV; encoded by the exons ATGGATGGCAAAACTTGGTTAAAGGTCGCTATTTTCCTATGCTTGGTTGCCTTTTCAACTAGTAGAG AACTCAATGTGAAGGCcaaaaacaagcatcatgcagcTATTTACAATCATACGCTTGCCACCATATTAGTGGAATATGCTTCTGCT GTATATGTATCAGATTTGACAGAATTATTTACCTGGACATGTTCAAGATGTAATGATTTAACTAAG GGCTTTCAAATTATAGAGCTCATTGTTGATGTGCAACGATGCCTACAG GCATATGTCGGGGTGGCACAGAATCTTAATGCCATTGTTATTGCATTCAGAGGCACTCAGGAAAGCAG CCTACAGAATTGGATTGAAGATCTATACTGGAAGCAGCTTGATATAGATTATCCAGGAGTGGAAGGGGCAATG GTGCATCATGGGTTTTATTCTTCTTACCACAACACGACAATCCGCCCAGGAGTTTTAAATGCTGTCAAAAGGGCGAAAGAGTTGTATGGAGATATTCAAATTATAGTGACCGGGCACTCAATGGGAGGGGCTATGGCTGCTTTCTGTGCCCTGGATCTCAGG GTTCATCTTGGATGCCAAAATATTTCGGTTATGACTTTTGGACAACCACGAATTGGCAACGCTGCTTTTGCGTCCTACTATAGTAAACGGGTGCCCAATACAATTCGTGTTACAAACGGTCATGACATTGTGCCTCATTTGCCCCCTTACTATCGTTATTTCCCTCAGAAAACTTATCGTCATTTCCCTAGAGAG GTGTGGCTTTATGATCTTGGCTTTGGAAGTCTAGTTTATACAGTTGAAAAGGTCTGTGATAATTCTGGGGAGGACCCTTCTTGCAGCAG GTCGGTGAGTGGTAACAGTATTTCGGATCATTTAAGATATTATGGTGTAAAATTAGCATGTGATGTATCAGCGGGATGCAGAATCGTGATGGATAATGGCCTAGCGGCGTACCGCACATTAGACAGCGACGGAAATGTCATCTTCTCCAGAGATATATCTTCTTCTGTTTTGAGAATGAATGTGGAGTCTAGTGAGGAAGGGAGATCAGTATAG